A genomic region of Chitinimonas arctica contains the following coding sequences:
- a CDS encoding SDR family oxidoreductase translates to MEKTVLPPQHQARQPGIESEMVPPPQSAMASYVGSGKLRGQVALITGGDSGIGRAVAIAFAKEGADVAIVYLSEEGDAAETRCLVEVAGQRCLLIKGDISDEAFCRDAVRATTAGLGRLDILINNAAEQHPQDSIEAISAAQLERTFRTNIFAMFYLVKAALPYLRNGGRIVNTSSVTAYRGSPKLLDYSASKGAIVAFTRSLSVSLRDEGIRVNAVAPGPVWTPLIPASFDADEVAKFGSKAPMGRAGQPDEIAPSFVFLVSPDSSYISGQVLHPNGGEIING, encoded by the coding sequence ATGGAGAAAACCGTTCTTCCCCCGCAGCATCAAGCCCGGCAGCCGGGTATCGAGTCCGAAATGGTTCCACCGCCGCAATCGGCCATGGCCAGCTATGTCGGCAGCGGCAAGCTGCGCGGCCAGGTCGCCTTGATCACCGGCGGCGATAGCGGCATTGGCCGGGCGGTCGCCATTGCCTTTGCCAAGGAGGGGGCCGATGTCGCCATCGTCTACCTGAGCGAGGAGGGTGACGCGGCGGAAACCCGCTGCCTGGTGGAAGTGGCTGGCCAGCGCTGCCTGCTGATCAAGGGCGATATCAGCGACGAGGCCTTTTGCCGGGATGCCGTCCGCGCCACCACGGCAGGATTGGGACGGCTCGATATCCTGATCAATAACGCGGCCGAGCAGCACCCGCAGGACTCCATCGAAGCCATCAGCGCCGCCCAATTGGAGCGGACCTTTCGGACCAATATCTTTGCTATGTTCTATCTGGTCAAGGCTGCGCTGCCGTATCTCCGCAATGGCGGGCGGATCGTCAACACCAGTTCGGTAACCGCCTATCGCGGCAGCCCCAAGCTGCTGGACTATTCCGCCAGCAAGGGCGCGATCGTGGCATTCACCCGGTCCTTGTCGGTCTCGCTGCGCGACGAAGGTATTCGGGTCAACGCGGTAGCACCCGGTCCCGTCTGGACGCCCTTGATACCCGCCAGCTTCGATGCCGACGAAGTTGCCAAATTTGGTAGCAAGGCGCCCATGGGCCGAGCGGGGCAACCCGACGAGATTGCGCCCAGTTTTGTTTTTCTGGTATCCCCGGATTCGTCCTATATCTCGGGGCAGGTGCTGCATCCCAACGGGGGTGAAATCATCAACGGCTAG
- a CDS encoding substrate-binding periplasmic protein, protein MRAALGAGVLVWVVLFGGVTQAAEGPDCSRPLSLALHEHGLLYRASSNTGIDRDVADELIKRSNCSIQVSLMPRSRIWKMLEAGALDFSLSGISNPERDKFAMFAWYFANKYTLLIRKDARVQQLAEFAQIPKLKLGVIRSFRYSEMMNRFVDTLAATERVIESTSYDALYKNLILNRIQAVIIEPFDYSDLDDYQVRDLVNVIATDDVSIPHGLIMSRKTISSAEAEKWRALLLAMRADGTLQRIFEKYFNREEARAMVNW, encoded by the coding sequence ATGCGTGCTGCGCTTGGCGCTGGCGTACTGGTATGGGTGGTCTTGTTCGGTGGCGTCACCCAGGCGGCTGAGGGCCCCGATTGTTCCCGGCCGCTTAGCCTGGCCTTGCACGAACATGGTTTGCTATACCGCGCCAGCAGCAACACAGGCATAGACCGCGATGTCGCCGATGAACTGATCAAACGCAGTAACTGTTCCATCCAGGTAAGCCTGATGCCGCGTTCACGCATCTGGAAAATGCTGGAAGCCGGTGCGCTGGATTTCAGCCTGTCCGGCATCAGCAATCCCGAGCGCGACAAATTCGCCATGTTCGCCTGGTATTTCGCCAATAAATATACCCTGTTGATCCGTAAGGATGCGCGCGTCCAGCAATTGGCTGAATTTGCGCAGATACCCAAACTCAAATTGGGCGTGATCCGCAGTTTTCGCTACAGCGAAATGATGAACCGCTTTGTCGATACGCTGGCCGCCACCGAGCGGGTCATCGAGTCCACCAGCTATGATGCCTTGTACAAAAATCTGATACTCAACCGTATCCAGGCGGTGATTATCGAGCCATTCGATTATTCCGACCTGGACGACTACCAGGTGCGTGACCTTGTTAACGTCATTGCCACCGATGACGTTTCCATTCCCCACGGCTTGATCATGTCCAGAAAGACCATCAGTAGCGCTGAAGCCGAAAAATGGCGCGCCCTGCTGCTCGCCATGCGGGCGGATGGCACCCTGCAGCGTATCTTCGAGAAATACTTCAATCGGGAAGAGGCGCGGGCCATGGTGAACTGGTGA